A single Streptomyces mirabilis DNA region contains:
- the pyrH gene encoding UMP kinase gives MTTTQADKGEKTDDGKGAGRFLLKLSGEAFAGGGGLGVDPDVVHKIAREIAAVVRDGAQIAVVIGGGNFFRGAELQQRGMDRARSDYMGMLGTVMNCLALQDFLEKEGIDSRVQTAITMGQVAEPYIPLRAVRHLEKGRVVIFGAGMGMPYFSTDTTAAQRALEIDAEALLMGKNGVDGVYDSDPKTNPEAVKFDSLGYGEVITRDLKVADMTAITLCRDNKLPILVFELLAEGNIARAVKGEKIGTLVGDQSGRA, from the coding sequence ATGACCACCACCCAGGCCGACAAGGGCGAGAAGACCGACGACGGCAAAGGCGCGGGCCGCTTTCTGCTGAAGCTTTCCGGCGAGGCGTTCGCCGGCGGCGGCGGACTGGGCGTCGACCCCGACGTGGTGCACAAGATCGCCCGCGAGATCGCGGCCGTCGTGCGCGACGGCGCCCAGATCGCCGTCGTCATCGGCGGCGGCAACTTCTTCCGCGGCGCCGAGCTCCAGCAGCGCGGCATGGACCGGGCCCGCTCCGACTACATGGGGATGCTCGGCACGGTCATGAACTGCCTCGCCCTCCAGGACTTCCTGGAGAAGGAGGGCATCGACAGCCGCGTGCAGACCGCCATCACCATGGGCCAGGTCGCCGAGCCGTACATCCCGCTGCGTGCCGTACGGCACCTGGAGAAGGGCCGTGTGGTCATCTTCGGCGCCGGTATGGGCATGCCGTACTTCTCCACCGACACCACCGCCGCCCAGCGTGCCCTGGAGATCGACGCCGAGGCCCTGCTGATGGGCAAGAACGGCGTGGACGGGGTCTACGACTCCGACCCCAAGACCAACCCCGAGGCCGTCAAGTTCGACTCGCTCGGCTACGGCGAGGTCATCACGCGCGACCTCAAGGTCGCCGACATGACCGCCATCACGCTGTGCCGCGACAACAAGCTGCCGATCCTGGTCTTCGAGCTCCTGGCGGAGGGCAATATCGCGCGGGCCGTCAAGGGTGAGAAGATCGGCACACTCGTGGGTGACCAAAGCGGCCGGGCCTGA
- the tsf gene encoding translation elongation factor Ts: MANYTAADVKKLRELTGAGMMDCKKALDEADGNVDKAVEALRIKGQKGVAKREGRSAENGAVVSIIADDNTSGVLVELKCETDFVAKGEKFQTVANEIAQHVVKTSPADLEALLGSEIEPGKTVQAFVDEANANLGEKIVLDRFAQFSGAYVTAYMHRTMPDLPPQIGVLVELDKADADLAKGVAQHIAAFAPKYLSKEDVPAEVVESERRVAEETTRAEGKPEAALPKIVEGRVNGFFKEATLLGQPYALDNKKSVQKVLDEAGVTLKRFVRIKVGI, translated from the coding sequence ATGGCGAACTACACCGCCGCCGACGTCAAGAAGCTCCGTGAGCTCACCGGCGCCGGCATGATGGACTGCAAGAAGGCGCTGGACGAGGCCGACGGCAACGTCGACAAGGCCGTCGAGGCGCTGCGCATCAAGGGCCAGAAGGGCGTCGCCAAGCGCGAAGGCCGCTCCGCCGAGAACGGCGCCGTGGTCTCCATCATCGCTGACGACAACACCTCCGGTGTCCTGGTCGAGCTGAAGTGCGAGACGGACTTCGTCGCCAAGGGTGAGAAGTTCCAGACCGTCGCCAACGAGATCGCCCAGCACGTCGTCAAGACCTCCCCGGCCGACCTCGAGGCGCTCCTCGGCTCCGAGATCGAGCCCGGCAAGACGGTTCAGGCGTTCGTCGACGAGGCCAACGCCAACCTGGGCGAGAAGATCGTCCTGGACCGCTTCGCCCAGTTCTCCGGCGCCTACGTGACTGCGTACATGCACCGCACCATGCCCGACCTGCCCCCGCAGATCGGTGTCCTGGTCGAGCTGGACAAGGCCGACGCCGACCTCGCCAAGGGTGTCGCGCAGCACATCGCCGCCTTCGCGCCGAAGTACCTCTCCAAGGAGGACGTCCCGGCCGAGGTCGTCGAGTCCGAGCGCCGCGTCGCCGAGGAGACCACCCGCGCCGAGGGCAAGCCCGAGGCGGCCCTCCCGAAGATCGTCGAGGGTCGCGTCAACGGCTTCTTCAAGGAGGCCACCCTCCTCGGTCAGCCGTACGCGCTCGACAACAAGAAGTCCGTCCAGAAGGTCCTGGACGAGGCCGGTGTCACCCTGAAGCGCTTCGTGCGCATCAAGGTCGGCATCTGA
- the rpsB gene encoding 30S ribosomal protein S2 — translation MAVVTMRELLESGVHFGHQTRRWNPKMKRFIFTERNGIYIIDLLQSLSYIDRAYEFVKETVAHGGTVMFVGTKKQAQEAIAEQATRVGMPYVNQRWLGGMLTNFSTVYKRLQRLKELEQIDFEDVAASGLTKKELLVLSREKAKLEKTLGGIREMQKVPSAVWIVDTKKEHIAVGEARKLNIPVVAILDTNCDPDEVDYKIPGNDDAIRSVTLLTRVIADAVAEGLISRSGAGKAEGDKAAGEPLAAWERDLLEGEKKADDAEVQTSAETEKVADAEQAEVVAEAEAEAEAVVDAPAAEAPVAEAPAADAEQA, via the coding sequence ATGGCCGTCGTCACGATGCGGGAGCTGCTGGAAAGCGGCGTCCACTTCGGTCACCAGACCCGTCGCTGGAACCCGAAGATGAAGCGCTTCATCTTCACGGAGCGCAACGGCATCTACATCATCGACCTGCTCCAGTCGCTGTCGTACATCGACCGCGCCTACGAGTTCGTCAAGGAGACCGTCGCCCACGGCGGCACGGTCATGTTCGTCGGCACGAAGAAGCAGGCGCAGGAGGCCATCGCCGAGCAGGCCACCCGTGTCGGCATGCCCTACGTCAACCAGCGCTGGCTGGGCGGCATGCTCACCAACTTCTCCACCGTCTACAAGCGTCTGCAGCGCCTCAAGGAGCTCGAGCAGATCGACTTCGAGGACGTCGCCGCTTCCGGTCTCACCAAGAAGGAGCTTCTCGTGCTCTCGCGCGAGAAGGCCAAGCTGGAGAAGACCCTCGGTGGTATCCGCGAGATGCAGAAGGTGCCCAGCGCCGTCTGGATCGTGGACACCAAGAAGGAGCACATCGCGGTCGGCGAGGCCCGGAAGCTCAACATCCCGGTCGTCGCCATCCTCGACACCAACTGTGACCCCGACGAGGTCGACTACAAGATCCCGGGCAACGACGACGCGATCCGCTCCGTCACCCTGCTCACCCGCGTGATCGCCGACGCCGTCGCCGAGGGCCTCATCTCCCGCTCCGGTGCCGGCAAGGCCGAGGGTGACAAGGCCGCGGGCGAGCCGCTCGCCGCGTGGGAGCGCGACCTGCTCGAGGGCGAGAAGAAGGCCGACGACGCCGAGGTCCAGACCTCCGCCGAGACGGAGAAGGTCGCCGACGCCGAGCAGGCCGAGGTTGTCGCCGAGGCCGAGGCCGAGGCCGAGGCCGTTGTCGATGCCCCGGCCGCCGAGGCCCCCGTCGCCGAGGCCCCGGCCGCGGACGCCGAGCAGGCCTGA
- a CDS encoding murein hydrolase activator EnvC family protein — MRAKRCVRTWLGLLLGMTVTVLGALTPSALARANGPAPPPPAGPPAPDATVPQLARLWPVGLRPSVLRGWDPPATPYARGHRGVDLAAPPGTPVRSVAPGRVSFAGRVAGRGVVAVELTGTGAPPLRTTFTPVRVTVHQGDEVAAGEVLGTLEPGDAHCGTSCLHWGLRRDRTYLNPLALLPPWLLHRGPSRLLPVTSAQRQPSGPLSLLP; from the coding sequence ATGCGAGCGAAACGATGTGTGCGCACGTGGCTGGGGTTGCTGTTGGGAATGACGGTGACCGTGCTGGGTGCGCTGACCCCCTCAGCCCTGGCCCGGGCGAACGGTCCGGCGCCGCCGCCTCCCGCCGGTCCACCGGCCCCCGACGCGACGGTTCCGCAGCTCGCCCGCCTCTGGCCGGTGGGTCTGCGCCCCTCGGTCCTGCGGGGCTGGGACCCGCCTGCGACGCCGTACGCCCGTGGCCATCGCGGGGTGGATCTCGCGGCACCCCCGGGCACCCCGGTCCGATCCGTCGCGCCGGGCCGCGTCTCCTTCGCGGGGCGGGTCGCGGGCCGTGGAGTGGTCGCCGTCGAACTGACGGGCACGGGCGCTCCGCCCCTGCGCACGACCTTCACCCCCGTACGGGTGACGGTGCACCAGGGCGACGAGGTGGCCGCCGGCGAGGTACTGGGCACGCTCGAACCGGGCGACGCCCACTGCGGAACGTCATGTCTGCACTGGGGCCTGCGAAGAGACAGAACCTACTTGAACCCCCTGGCCCTGCTCCCGCCCTGGCTCCTGCACAGGGGCCCGTCCCGCCTGCTCCCGGTGACGAGCGCGCAGCGACAGCCGTCCGGGCCCCTGAGCCTCCTGCCGTGA
- a CDS encoding TetR/AcrR family transcriptional regulator yields MAEHRSMQRAALLDAARSLLSEGGTEALTFPALAERTGLARSSVYEYFRSRAAVVEELCEVDFPVWAAEVSAAMAAADGPEDKVEAYVRQQLALVGDRRHRAVVAISASELDAGAREKIRAAHGGLVAMIGDALRQMGHAEPRLAAMLLQGVVDAAVRRIELGAAEEPGAITDAAVVMALRGVRG; encoded by the coding sequence GTGGCCGAGCACCGGTCGATGCAGCGAGCCGCCCTGCTGGACGCGGCCCGGTCCCTGCTGTCCGAGGGCGGGACGGAGGCGCTGACCTTCCCGGCCCTCGCCGAACGCACGGGGCTCGCGCGGTCCTCCGTGTACGAGTACTTCCGGTCCCGGGCGGCCGTGGTAGAAGAACTGTGCGAGGTGGACTTTCCGGTCTGGGCCGCGGAGGTCTCGGCGGCGATGGCCGCGGCGGACGGGCCCGAGGACAAGGTCGAGGCGTATGTCCGGCAGCAGTTGGCGCTGGTCGGGGACCGGCGGCACCGGGCTGTCGTGGCCATCTCCGCGAGTGAGCTCGATGCCGGGGCCCGGGAGAAGATCCGCGCGGCGCACGGCGGGCTGGTAGCGATGATCGGCGACGCGCTGCGGCAGATGGGCCACGCCGAGCCTCGGCTGGCCGCGATGCTCCTTCAGGGCGTGGTCGACGCGGCGGTCCGGAGGATCGAGCTGGGGGCCGCGGAAGAGCCTGGCGCGATCACGGATGCCGCGGTGGTGATGGCACTACGGGGCGTACGGGGCTGA
- the whiG gene encoding RNA polymerase sigma factor WhiG — MPQHTSGSDRAAIPPAARDGGSVRPPAPSTLDELWRSYKATGDERLREQLILHYSPLVKYVAGRVSVGLPANVEQADFVSSGVFGLIDAIEKFDIEREIKFETYAITRIRGAMIDELRALDWIPRSVRQKARNVERAYATLEARLRRTPSEGEVASEMGIGVEELHAVFSQLSLANVVALEELLHVGGEGGGRLSLMDTLEDTAADNPVEVAEDRELRRFLARAINTLPEREKTVVTLYYYEGLTLAEIGNVLGVTESRVSQIHTKSVLQLRAKLASFGR; from the coding sequence ATGCCCCAGCACACCTCCGGGTCCGATCGGGCGGCGATCCCCCCAGCCGCCCGCGACGGCGGTAGCGTGCGCCCGCCCGCTCCCTCGACGCTCGACGAGCTGTGGCGGTCGTACAAGGCGACGGGGGACGAGCGGCTGCGCGAGCAGTTGATCCTGCACTACTCGCCGCTGGTGAAGTACGTCGCGGGGCGGGTGAGCGTGGGTCTGCCGGCCAATGTGGAGCAGGCCGACTTCGTCTCGTCGGGGGTGTTCGGGCTGATCGACGCGATCGAGAAGTTCGACATCGAGCGGGAGATCAAGTTCGAGACGTACGCGATCACGCGGATCCGGGGTGCGATGATCGACGAGTTGCGGGCGCTGGACTGGATCCCCCGGTCCGTGCGGCAGAAGGCACGCAATGTGGAGCGGGCGTACGCGACGCTCGAGGCGCGGCTGCGGCGGACGCCGTCGGAGGGAGAGGTGGCCTCCGAGATGGGGATCGGGGTGGAGGAACTCCACGCGGTCTTCAGCCAGTTGTCGCTGGCCAACGTGGTGGCGCTGGAGGAGTTGCTGCACGTCGGCGGTGAGGGCGGTGGCCGGCTGAGTCTGATGGACACGCTGGAGGACACCGCGGCGGACAATCCGGTGGAGGTCGCCGAGGACCGGGAGCTGCGGAGGTTTCTGGCACGGGCGATCAACACGCTGCCGGAGCGGGAGAAGACCGTGGTCACGCTCTACTACTACGAGGGTCTGACGCTCGCGGAGATCGGGAACGTGCTGGGAGTCACGGAGAGCCGGGTGAGCCAGATCCACACCAAATCGGTGCTGCAGTTGCGCGCCAAGCTGGCGAGTTTCGGGCGCTGA
- a CDS encoding tyrosine-type recombinase/integrase, translating into MRAFPVVLPSGTRYWTVVDDDLGVVEEPDRFLQELRLARGRAETTTKAYAEGICLFLLWCLLTRRDWRTAARDMGLFMIWLKWTPGRGGSRRVVVPGPGSKPVRGEIRINKVLTAVRMFLLHALANKAAPGWVLEQLYEIGDAVDLPAAARPESGGMRHRMRARHRVQEPETDIDRASDEEVVAMFLSCRSARDRLTLLLLTRVGLRPGQVAGLHRNDPHLMMDSRALGCSVEGAHVHVTRRQNENGAWSKSKKSWAMPVDHLVVMAFDQYALERHEVLGSGGSDFLLVNLFRPPYGSPITTDAIGELCESLSRRAGLGRVVTPRMGRHAMASNVADAGGSLDEVQALLGQKSPESARPYLHPKPSRLREAVERVPSPREFLEGGR; encoded by the coding sequence GTGCGTGCATTCCCTGTGGTGCTCCCGTCGGGCACCCGGTACTGGACTGTCGTGGACGACGACTTGGGCGTCGTCGAGGAGCCGGATCGCTTCCTGCAGGAACTGCGCTTGGCGCGTGGTCGTGCGGAGACGACGACGAAGGCGTACGCGGAGGGCATCTGCCTGTTTCTGCTGTGGTGCCTGCTCACCCGGCGCGACTGGCGGACCGCGGCCCGAGACATGGGGCTGTTCATGATCTGGCTCAAGTGGACGCCAGGCAGGGGCGGTTCACGTCGGGTCGTGGTGCCGGGTCCGGGATCCAAGCCGGTACGCGGTGAGATCCGGATCAACAAGGTGCTCACCGCGGTGCGGATGTTCCTCCTCCATGCGTTGGCGAACAAAGCGGCCCCCGGTTGGGTGCTGGAACAGCTCTACGAGATCGGCGACGCCGTGGACCTGCCGGCGGCGGCCCGACCGGAGAGCGGGGGCATGCGCCATCGGATGCGGGCCAGGCACCGGGTCCAGGAGCCGGAGACGGACATCGACCGGGCCAGCGACGAGGAGGTCGTGGCGATGTTCCTATCCTGTCGTTCTGCCCGCGACCGGCTGACGCTGCTGCTCCTGACCCGTGTCGGTCTGCGGCCGGGTCAGGTCGCCGGCCTGCACCGCAACGATCCTCATCTGATGATGGACTCCCGGGCCCTGGGGTGCTCGGTCGAGGGCGCCCACGTTCACGTCACGCGTCGGCAGAACGAGAACGGCGCCTGGTCGAAGTCCAAGAAGTCGTGGGCCATGCCGGTGGACCACCTGGTGGTGATGGCGTTCGACCAGTACGCCTTGGAACGGCACGAGGTGCTGGGCTCGGGCGGCAGCGACTTCCTGCTCGTCAATCTCTTCCGCCCGCCCTATGGCTCACCGATCACCACGGATGCGATCGGTGAGCTCTGCGAGTCCTTGTCCCGCCGGGCAGGGCTGGGCCGGGTGGTCACGCCGCGCATGGGCCGGCATGCGATGGCCAGCAACGTGGCCGATGCCGGCGGCAGCTTGGACGAGGTGCAGGCCCTCTTGGGTCAGAAGAGCCCGGAGTCGGCCCGCCCCTATCTGCACCCCAAGCCGTCGAGGCTCCGGGAGGCGGTCGAGCGGGTTCCCTCGCCGCGCGAGTTCCTGGAGGGGGGCCGGTGA